From Drosophila virilis strain 15010-1051.87 chromosome X, Dvir_AGI_RSII-ME, whole genome shotgun sequence, the proteins below share one genomic window:
- the LOC6633496 gene encoding uncharacterized protein translates to MAQQQEQQQSQQPQQQSQSQQQQQLSEATALRLLNSVVAGAVTPQILATPHHVQMQNPSEAGGTCGIAGGSNGGGGSGSGASGSGASGSGASGSGASGSGASGSGGSGSGGGCVDATQLGLVLPISGPGQASQESVHSANEFGNSCRICRWNRSDMEIINCPCKCKGSVGYIHLKCLKRWIMHRRDNRCEVCHATFNITADRASVKQMVRAFCCGRCCGMIVKHVLFSASLMPLAHVILQQVLHCMDNLNQGSTEQLTVQEVFVASCALLTSSALFFHFFEFVTTRFLLIRNILRHWWMFGSTNDFGLVEVEDDSFDLF, encoded by the exons ATggcacagcagcaggagcagcaacagtcgcagcagccgcagcagcagtcgcagtcgcagcagcagcagcagctatcgGAGGCGACCGCCTTGCGGCTGCTCAATAGCGTTGTGGCTGGCGCTGTCACGCCCCAAATATTGGCAACGCCCCACCACGTACAGATGCAGAATCCAAGCGAGGCGGGCGGCACGTGTGGCATAGCTGGGGGCAGCAacggtggcggcggcagcggcagcggggCCAGCGGCAGCGGGGCCAGCGGCAGTGGGGCCAGCGGCAGCGGGGCCAGCGGCAGCGGGGCCAGCGGCAGCgggggcagcggcagcggcggcggttGTGTTGATGCCACACAGCTGGGACTCGTATTGCCAATATCCGGGCCGGGTCAGGCATCGCAGGAGAGCGTCCACTCGGCCAATGAGTTTGGCAATTCGTGCCGCATTTGTCGCTGGAATCGCAGCGACATGGAGATCATCAACTGTCCCTGCAAGTGCAAGGGCAGCGTG GGCTATATACATCTGAAGTGCCTGAAGCGTTGGATAATGCACAGACGGGACAATCGCTGCGAGGTCTGCCATGCCACGTTCAACATAACCGCAGATCGGGCGAGCGTCAAGCAAATGGTGCGCGCCTTCTGCTGCGGCCGCTGCTGCGGCATGATCGTGAAGCATGTGCTGTTCAGTGCCTCGCTAATGCCGCTCGCCCATGTCATACTGCAGCAG GTCCTGCATTGCATGGATAATCTAAATCAGGGCAGCACCGAACAGCTAACGGTACAGGAGGTATTCGTCGCCTCCTGTGCTCTGCTGACGTCCAGTGCCCTATTCTTTCATTTCTTTGAATTTGTGACGACACGCTTCCTGCTCATACGCAATATACTGCGCCATTGGTGGATGTTTGGCAGCACCAATGATTTTGGCCTGGTGGAGGTTGAAGACGATTCCTTTGACCTGTTTTAG